In a single window of the Necator americanus strain Aroian chromosome X, whole genome shotgun sequence genome:
- a CDS encoding hypothetical protein (NECATOR_CHRX.G25910.T2) translates to MKVFERVLEARLRKTVGVSLNQCGFVKDRSTIDAIRAVRILLEKHREENRSVHLAFLDLEKAFDRVPHEPLRMFMRSHRVPEEYVRWTKLLYAKPTSVVRCAAGTSRSFPVQVRVHQEAASVTLLFADDVMLALESRDDLQKQVHSWKDQLQQYGLHLNTSKTEYMECGPRIEDG, encoded by the exons atgaaggtttttgagcgtgtgctggaagctcgtctgaggaaaactgttggcgtttcactcaaccagtgcggctttgtgaaggaccgcagcactatagatgctatccgtgctgtccgaatcctcctggagaaacatcgagaggagaatcgcagtgtgcatcttgcttttctcgatctcgagaaagctttcgaccgtgtcccacatgagccgTTAAGAATGttcatgaggtcgcatagagtaccagaagaatatgtgcggtggacgaagctgctttatgcgaagcctaccagcgttgtacgatgtgctgctggaacaagcaggtcattccctgtacaagtacgggttcatcagg aagcagcatccgtgactctactctttgccgacgatgtcatgcttgcgttggagtctcgagatgatcttcagaaacaagtacattcttggaaggatcagctgcagcaatatggattgcacCTCAACACATcgaaaactgagtacatggagtgcggaccaaggatagaggatggttaa
- a CDS encoding hypothetical protein (NECATOR_CHRX.G25909.T1) → MDEMENGNRDTVRQESPCSTEVEDLQDGCASCCPLRMRVLAEPWKELHAMEMRMLKWTIGATVKEKVSNDTVRSIFGVVPITEKTKEARLRWFGHVLRREEDSVAKTAFRLDVSGVRPRGRPKIRWLDRVKLDMIDARLCTADAIDRTKWKTRSRKADPATTRDKR, encoded by the coding sequence atggatgaaatggaaaatggcaacagggatactgtgcgacaagaaagtccctgttcgactgaagtcgaagatctacaggacggttgtgcgtcctgttgccctttacggatgcgagtgctggccgagccttggaaagagctgcacgctatggagatgcggatgttgaagtggacgataggtgcaacggtaaaagagaaagtatctaacgacactgtacgttccatcttcggcgtcgtcccgataactgagaagacaaaggaggcgcgactgagatggtttggtcacgtcttgcggcgggaggaagattctgttgccaaaaccgctttcaggctcgacgtttcaggagtgaggccgcgtgggaggccaaagattcgctggttagaccgtgtgaagctggatatgatagatgcacgtttgtgtacggctgatgcaatagatagaaccaaatggaagacaagaagcagaaaagcggaccctgcaacaacgcgggacaaacgttag
- a CDS encoding hypothetical protein (NECATOR_CHRX.G25908.T1) — MISPRHLDVLQLIAQCEDHVTARWEGVPLNSQSALIDADDGATVITDTIKEDAERQEPKSCPQQTVKYIKILTPHVILVAVLIGYLCLGAWILMLLETRTELLARSRKLVRLTNMMSNFTADSWRILNEAQHGGRLVDEQDWAAAFREWMLSVSEVVDDRRPIRRELNRPDDLANMHNKWTFPTALLYVLTVLTTCGYGEVSVDTDVGKVFAVVFALVGIPLMFITAADIGKFLSETLLKFVSNWNRMTRKVKQWIYRSRHGRRKSMQSSNGNTDTLDILGVDGTEEKLWFPIGAYVACICLYCSMGSAMFINWERTWSFIHAFHFGFNLIVTVGLGDIVVKDYIFLSLIVAFVIVGLSVVTMCVDLASTHLKAYFTRIHYFGRAKRFLGMSEELKEIVALLGAMRRKKGGKVTWNDVRDFLDNELRDRPFEPHELLMKLRFIDETSSGMSTIRHNSFQSDFFRESEYIRRVQALRPEQPAYL, encoded by the exons ATCATGTGACAGCGAGATGGGAAGGTGTTCCGCTAAATTCACAATCAGCACTAATTGATGCCGATGATGGCGCGACAGTCATCACCGACACTATCAAGGAGGACGCCGAGCGACAGGAGCCGAAAAGTTGTCCACAGCAAACTGTCAAG TATATCAAAATCCTCACACCCCATGTGATACTAGTCGCAGTACTTATCGGGTACTTGTGTCTAGGAGCATGGATATTGATGCTCCTAGAAACTAGGACAGAACTTCTAGCTAGATCGAGGAAACTTGTGCG TTTAACAAACATGATGTCCAATTTTACGGCTGATAGCTGGCGGATACTAAACGAAGCCCAACATGGAGGTCGTTTAGTGGACGAACAAGATTGGGCGGCAGCATTTCG GGAATGGATGTTATCGGTATCGGAAGTTGTTGACGACCGACGACCTATTCGACGTGAATTGAATAGGCCTGACGATCTAGCCAATATGCACAATAAGTGGACGTTTCCGACAGCGTTACTGTATGTGCTAACAGTGCTCACCACATGTG GTTACGGCGAGGTATCTGTTGACACCGATGTCGGGAAAGTGTTTGCCGTGGTGTTTGCACTTGTTGGTATTCCTCTTATGTTCATCACTGCTGCCGATATTGGCAAATTCCTCTCAGAAACATTGCTCAAGTTTGTTAGCAATTGGAATAGGATGACGCGCAAAGTAAAG CAGTGGATTTACCGTAGTCGGCACGGACGACGGAAGTCGATGCAGTCGTCCAATGGAAATACGGACACGTTAGATATTCTCGGTGTGGACGGCACCGAGGAAAAACTCTGGTTTCCTATAG GAGCTTATGTTGCCTGCATTTGTTTATATTGCTCTATGGGATCAGCCATGTTTATAAATTGGGAACG CACCTGGTCTTTCATTCATGCCTTTCATTTTGGTTTCAACTTAATTGTAACCGTTGGATTGGGAGACATAGTTGTCAAAgactatatttttctttcgctcATTGTCGCCTTTGTCATCGTAG GTCTTTCCGTAGTAACTATGTGCGTTGATTTGGCCTCTACTCATCTTAAAGCGTACTTTACGCGAATTCACTACTTTGGTCGAGCGAAGAG GTTCTTGGGTATGAGCGAAGAGTTGAAAGAAATCGTCGCGTTGCTTGGAGCGATGCGGCGGAAGAAAGGCGGAAAG GTCACCTGGAACGACGTCCGAGATTTCCTCGATAACGAACTGCGTGATCGACCATTTGAGCCTCATGAGTTACTTATGAAATTACGGTTTATAGACGAGACATCTTCAG GCATGTCCACAATTCGACATAATTCCTTCCAATCCGACTTCTTCCGTGAGTCAGAGTACATACGTCGGGTGCAAGCGTTAAGACCGGAACAACCGGCTTACCTCTAA
- a CDS encoding hypothetical protein (NECATOR_CHRX.G25913.T1) — translation MFIVLSSNCSKTKAVAGPFLFSFVIDDIMQRTFDHCPALPPPGSCAKLQRGVNLASKLPAAYGLRVRPDKCKQIDAENQLHGKELLKRLFGYWPKIWHKEDLHAEIDVMIHVKACSEDSRSVTFERAKWQVPEVLDGGGERGPEDVWRRRALQLSSKFSQGMGW, via the exons ATGTTCATAGTTTTAAGTAGTAATTGCTCGAAGACAaaagcagtggcaggacccttcctgttctcCTTCGTcatcgatgacatcatgcaAAGAACCTTCGATCATTGTCCTGCTCTACCACCACCAGGAAGCTGTGCCAAACTTCAACGTGGTGTCAACCTTGCATCGAAGCTACctgcagcctatggattaCGTGTACGACCTGAtaagtgcaagcagat TGATGCCGAAAATCAGCTGCATGGTAAGGAGCTGCTTAAACGGCTGTTTGGCTACTGGCCTAAGATATGGCACAAAGAGGATCTTCACGCGGAAATTGATGTGATGATCCACGTGAAAG CGTGTTCTGAAGATTCTCGCTCGGTCACGTTTGAAAGGGCCAAGTGGCAGGTAccggaagttctggacggaggtggtgaaagaggacctgaggatgTTTGGCGCAGAAGAGCACTTCAGTTGAGTAGTAAGTTCTCGCAGGGCATGGGATGGTGA
- a CDS encoding hypothetical protein (NECATOR_CHRX.G25915.T1), which produces MTKITALRIPDETTTASRNLSDLCDSYAHLPSHHLEEDGHVIWSCYPRGLPFLKPTCHHVCEESLYNQDIPTLCITVLRKLYSNFTTKASPVYNATVDVKKAVRQNDTILPKIFTVTLKNAMRGLEWDEMEVKLNGREIHHFCFADDIILLTLTVSDEAATGQIQ; this is translated from the coding sequence ATGACGAAAATTACCGCTCTCCGGATCCCAGACGaaacaactacagcatcgagaaaTCTATCAGATCTCTGCGACAGCTACGCCCATTTGCCTTCTCACCATCTGGAGGAAGATGGCCATGTTATTTGGTCATGTTATCCCAGAGGTCTTCCCTTCCTAAAGccgacatgccatcatgtcTGTGAAGAATCGTTGTACAACCAAGACATCCCCACTCTGTGTATAACGGTACTTCGTAAGTTatatagcaacttcacgactaAAGCTTCTCCAGTCTACAATGCCACAGTTGACGTGAAAAAAGCGGTTCGACAGAATGACACAATCttacccaaaatattcactgtCACTCTCAAGAACGCtatgcgaggattggaatgggatgaAATGGAAGTGAAACTTAACGGCCGGGAGATACACCATTTttgtttcgctgatgacatcattCTGTTAACATTAACCGTCAGTGATGAGGCGGCTACTGGTCAAATTCAATGA
- a CDS encoding hypothetical protein (NECATOR_CHRX.G25912.T1) yields the protein MIRCKKELGESTKSRQQDCRQQLQNQQRPQHRLSQPPARAQAHQQHFDNSELDSDHYNNDDREPVHGHTNNIHIDTEHVDDHAKNCILQYVDDNTNNYNLKHFNYNSYNYSCEYIDSHAYNYCREHINDKYYNKNRVVKNHVDPESIINALLNEQAV from the coding sequence ATGATAAGATGCAAAAAAGAACTTGGCGAATCCACCAAATCAAGACAACAAGATTGTCGACAGCAGCTCCAAAACCAACAAAGACCTCAACACCGATTATCTCAACCTCCTGCTCGAGCACAAGCACATCAACAACACTTCGACAACAGTGAGCTTGACAGCGACCACTACAACAACGACGACAGGGAGCCCGTCCACGGCCACACCAACAACATCCACATCGACACCGAACACGTCGACGACCACGCCAAAAACTGCATCCTACAGTACGTCGATGACAACACCAACAACTACAACCTCAAGCACTTCAACTACAACTCCTACAACTATAGCTGTGAGTACATCGACAGCCACGCCTACAACTACTGCCGTGAGCACATCAACGACAAGTACTACAACAAAAACCGCGTCGTCAAAAATCACGTCGACCCCGAAAGCATCATCAATGCTCTGCTGAACGAACAAGCAGTATAA
- a CDS encoding hypothetical protein (NECATOR_CHRX.G25908.T2): protein MFFYSPNARPSTSALRRPTLTHAAHLNIGHLDTRLSYQIPEILSRHPTPETQELLRHLPEELRIDDQHNLTLSLRHDLHAQDLLELCASPVSSVFSTNEARRTSRGKIFLRRPTISIQDDGKILIDHVTARWEGVPLNSQSALIDADDGATVITDTIKEDAERQEPKSCPQQTVKYIKILTPHVILVAVLIGYLCLGAWILMLLETRTELLARSRKLVRLTNMMSNFTADSWRILNEAQHGGRLVDEQDWAAAFREWMLSVSEVVDDRRPIRRELNRPDDLANMHNKWTFPTALLYVLTVLTTCGYGEVSVDTDVGKVFAVVFALVGIPLMFITAADIGKFLSETLLKFVSNWNRMTRKVKQWIYRSRHGRRKSMQSSNGNTDTLDILGVDGTEEKLWFPIGAYVACICLYCSMGSAMFINWERTWSFIHAFHFGFNLIVTVGLGDIVVKDYIFLSLIVAFVIVGLSVVTMCVDLASTHLKAYFTRIHYFGRAKRFLGMSEELKEIVALLGAMRRKKGGKVTWNDVRDFLDNELRDRPFEPHELLMKLRFIDETSSGMSTIRHNSFQSDFFRESEYIRRVQALRPEQPAYL from the exons ATGTTCTTCTATTCACCAAATGCTAGACCATCCACAAGTGCATTGCGTCGCCCTACACTTACTCATGCGGCACATTTAAATATTGGCCATTTGGATACTAGGCTATCATATCAAATTCCTGAAATTCTATCACGACATCCTACACCTGAAACGCAAGAATTATTGAGGCACTTGCCTGAAGAGTTGCGAATTGACGATCAGCATAACCTCACATTGTCCCTACGACATGACCTGCATGCTCAAGATTTACTGGAACTGTGCGCTTCTCCTGTTTCTTCGGTCTTTTCTACGAACGAAGCGCGTCGAACCAGTCGCGGAAAAATCTTCTTGCGTCGACCAACTATTTCCATTCAAGATGACGGCAAAATTCTTAtag ATCATGTGACAGCGAGATGGGAAGGTGTTCCGCTAAATTCACAATCAGCACTAATTGATGCCGATGATGGCGCGACAGTCATCACCGACACTATCAAGGAGGACGCCGAGCGACAGGAGCCGAAAAGTTGTCCACAGCAAACTGTCAAG TATATCAAAATCCTCACACCCCATGTGATACTAGTCGCAGTACTTATCGGGTACTTGTGTCTAGGAGCATGGATATTGATGCTCCTAGAAACTAGGACAGAACTTCTAGCTAGATCGAGGAAACTTGTGCG TTTAACAAACATGATGTCCAATTTTACGGCTGATAGCTGGCGGATACTAAACGAAGCCCAACATGGAGGTCGTTTAGTGGACGAACAAGATTGGGCGGCAGCATTTCG GGAATGGATGTTATCGGTATCGGAAGTTGTTGACGACCGACGACCTATTCGACGTGAATTGAATAGGCCTGACGATCTAGCCAATATGCACAATAAGTGGACGTTTCCGACAGCGTTACTGTATGTGCTAACAGTGCTCACCACATGTG GTTACGGCGAGGTATCTGTTGACACCGATGTCGGGAAAGTGTTTGCCGTGGTGTTTGCACTTGTTGGTATTCCTCTTATGTTCATCACTGCTGCCGATATTGGCAAATTCCTCTCAGAAACATTGCTCAAGTTTGTTAGCAATTGGAATAGGATGACGCGCAAAGTAAAG CAGTGGATTTACCGTAGTCGGCACGGACGACGGAAGTCGATGCAGTCGTCCAATGGAAATACGGACACGTTAGATATTCTCGGTGTGGACGGCACCGAGGAAAAACTCTGGTTTCCTATAG GAGCTTATGTTGCCTGCATTTGTTTATATTGCTCTATGGGATCAGCCATGTTTATAAATTGGGAACG CACCTGGTCTTTCATTCATGCCTTTCATTTTGGTTTCAACTTAATTGTAACCGTTGGATTGGGAGACATAGTTGTCAAAgactatatttttctttcgctcATTGTCGCCTTTGTCATCGTAG GTCTTTCCGTAGTAACTATGTGCGTTGATTTGGCCTCTACTCATCTTAAAGCGTACTTTACGCGAATTCACTACTTTGGTCGAGCGAAGAG GTTCTTGGGTATGAGCGAAGAGTTGAAAGAAATCGTCGCGTTGCTTGGAGCGATGCGGCGGAAGAAAGGCGGAAAG GTCACCTGGAACGACGTCCGAGATTTCCTCGATAACGAACTGCGTGATCGACCATTTGAGCCTCATGAGTTACTTATGAAATTACGGTTTATAGACGAGACATCTTCAG GCATGTCCACAATTCGACATAATTCCTTCCAATCCGACTTCTTCCGTGAGTCAGAGTACATACGTCGGGTGCAAGCGTTAAGACCGGAACAACCGGCTTACCTCTAA
- a CDS encoding hypothetical protein (NECATOR_CHRX.G25910.T1), translated as MKVFERVLEARLRKTVGVSLNQCGFVKDRSTIDAIRAVRILLEKHREENRSVHLAFLDLEKAFDRVPHEPLRMFMRSHRVPEEYVRWTKLLYAKPTSVVRCAAGTSRSFPVQVRVHQGSSLSPLQFILCMDTITKEIQKQHP; from the coding sequence atgaaggtttttgagcgtgtgctggaagctcgtctgaggaaaactgttggcgtttcactcaaccagtgcggctttgtgaaggaccgcagcactatagatgctatccgtgctgtccgaatcctcctggagaaacatcgagaggagaatcgcagtgtgcatcttgcttttctcgatctcgagaaagctttcgaccgtgtcccacatgagccgTTAAGAATGttcatgaggtcgcatagagtaccagaagaatatgtgcggtggacgaagctgctttatgcgaagcctaccagcgttgtacgatgtgctgctggaacaagcaggtcattccctgtacaagtacgggttcatcagggttcatccctctcacctctgcagtttatactgtgcatggacacgataacgaaggaaatccagaagcagcatccgtga
- a CDS encoding hypothetical protein (NECATOR_CHRX.G25913.T2) — translation MQRTFDHCPALPPPGSCAKLQRGVNLASKLPAAYGLRVRPDKCKQIDAENQLHGKELLKRLFGYWPKIWHKEDLHAEIDVMIHVKACSEDSRSVTFERAKWQVPEVLDGGGERGPEDVWRRRALQLSSKFSQGMGW, via the exons atgcaAAGAACCTTCGATCATTGTCCTGCTCTACCACCACCAGGAAGCTGTGCCAAACTTCAACGTGGTGTCAACCTTGCATCGAAGCTACctgcagcctatggattaCGTGTACGACCTGAtaagtgcaagcagat TGATGCCGAAAATCAGCTGCATGGTAAGGAGCTGCTTAAACGGCTGTTTGGCTACTGGCCTAAGATATGGCACAAAGAGGATCTTCACGCGGAAATTGATGTGATGATCCACGTGAAAG CGTGTTCTGAAGATTCTCGCTCGGTCACGTTTGAAAGGGCCAAGTGGCAGGTAccggaagttctggacggaggtggtgaaagaggacctgaggatgTTTGGCGCAGAAGAGCACTTCAGTTGAGTAGTAAGTTCTCGCAGGGCATGGGATGGTGA
- a CDS encoding hypothetical protein (NECATOR_CHRX.G25914.T1) codes for MWKDYKNLVKEFGSTSSEYAFLRLRDRKECKFWIVSAHTLAETAEENNKNVFYDDLNASRSEIPNQHVVMVRIDANAKMGLGQQSVVLGKRYYPTECTSDNDNRLTDLCEQMRIIITSTFKRIVAIVLCGKGQHF; via the coding sequence ATGTGGAAGGACTACAAGAACCTCGTgaaggaatttggctcaacgtcgtctgaatacgcctttttacgactgcgggatcgcaaaGAATGCAAattctggatcgtaagtgcccacACACTTGCCGAGACCGCTgaagagaacaacaaaaatgttttctatgATGACCTGAATGCGTCTAGGTCTGAAATACCCAACCAGCACGTGGTGATGGTcagaatcgacgcaaatgcgaagatgggacttggACAACAATCCGTTGTGCTAGGAAAAAGGTATTATCCAACGGAGTGCACGTCTGATAACGATAACCGTCTCAccgacttatgtgaacagatGCGCATCATCATcacttccacgtttaagaggatcGTTGCCATTGTCTTATGTGGCAAGGGTCAACATTTTTAA
- a CDS encoding hypothetical protein (NECATOR_CHRX.G25911.T1), with protein sequence MPSGSTPGWSKFCKRFGNLEQVLKKNLRIRRGRNHYNNDDREPVHGHTNNIHIDTEHVDDHAKNCILQYVDDNTNNYNLKHFNYNSYNYSCEYIDSHAYNYCREHINDKYYNKNRVVKNHVDPESIINALLNGQAV encoded by the coding sequence ATGCCCTCAGGTTCGACTCCAGGCTGgagcaaattttgcaaaagatttggaaatttggaacaagttctaaagaagaatttaagaataagaagaggaagaaaccACTACAACAACGACGACAGGGAGCCCGTCCACGGCCACACCAACAACATCCACATCGACACCGAACACGTCGACGACCACGCCAAAAACTGCATCCTACAGTACGTCGATGACAACACCAACAACTACAACCTCAAGCACTTCAACTACAACTCCTACAACTATAGCTGTGAGTACATCGACAGCCACGCCTACAACTACTGCCGTGAGCACATCAACGACAAGTACTACAACAAAAACCGCGTCGTCAAAAATCACGTCGACCCCGAAAGCATCATCAATGCTCTGCTGAATGGACAAGCAGTATAA
- a CDS encoding hypothetical protein (NECATOR_CHRX.G25916.T1): MGRILLLSLLLFGQLQALDSYRNVLQQNSDYKANGYRYGSNRYPVRLPQHRSDGNNRGSVVVREPWYPKHIPYASGGDKGSEKCGRISITKCTNQPGNTKCVQTYIRSFSECSFSENRRKSNNMKDKEIRQRKLQSYCGVYSKRIPSDNRKLG; the protein is encoded by the exons ATGGGGAGAATTCTCCTCCTTAGCCTCCTTCTCTTCGGACAGTTGCAGGCGTTGGACTCCTATCGCAATGTTCTGCAACAGAATTCTGATTACAAAGCTAATGGCTACCGTTATGGTTCAAATCGATATCCTGTGCGTCTCCCTCAACATAGA TCAGACGGAAATAATCGAGGAAGTGTTGTGGTGCGAGAGCCATGGTATCCAAAGCACATTCCTTATGCCTCGGGAGGCGACAAAG GAAGCGAGAAATGCGGACGGATCTCAATAACTAAATGTACCAACCAACCAGGAAACACAAAATGTGTACAAACATATATAAG GAGCTTCTCAGAATGCAGCTTCTCTGAAAATAGAAGGAAGAGCAATAATATGAAAGATAAGGAA ATACGACAAAGAAAACTGCAAAGCTACTGTGGTGTGTACAGCAAGCGGATACCAAGTGATAATAGAAAACTTGGATGA
- a CDS encoding hypothetical protein (NECATOR_CHRX.G25916.T2), translating to MGRILLLSLLLFGQLQALDSYRNVLQQNSDYKANGYRYGSNRYPVRLPQHRSDGNNRGSVVVREPWYPKHIPYASGGDKGSEKCGRISITKCTNQPGNTKCVQTYIRYDKENCKATVKTWMKTYGTS from the exons ATGGGGAGAATTCTCCTCCTTAGCCTCCTTCTCTTCGGACAGTTGCAGGCGTTGGACTCCTATCGCAATGTTCTGCAACAGAATTCTGATTACAAAGCTAATGGCTACCGTTATGGTTCAAATCGATATCCTGTGCGTCTCCCTCAACATAGA TCAGACGGAAATAATCGAGGAAGTGTTGTGGTGCGAGAGCCATGGTATCCAAAGCACATTCCTTATGCCTCGGGAGGCGACAAAG GAAGCGAGAAATGCGGACGGATCTCAATAACTAAATGTACCAACCAACCAGGAAACACAAAATGTGTACAAACATATATAAG ATACGACAAAGAAAACTGCAAAGCTACTGTG AAAACTTGGATGAAAACATATGGAACAAGTTAG